One genomic segment of Mycolicibacterium psychrotolerans includes these proteins:
- a CDS encoding enoyl-CoA hydratase, producing the protein MTELVLTADHGAVRVITLNRPQARNALSRDLIRACYAALTTADADESVRAVVLTGADPAFCAGVDLKEAARDGLSYFAEFRSQSCIAAVAAMRTPVVGAVNGATFTGGLEMALGCDFLIASERAVFADTHARVGILPGGGMTARLPQLVGAAMARRLSMTGEVVDAARAERIGLVTEVVPHDRLLGRAVDLATQIADVPGPTMRGLKEIYTSGAAAVTDPALAAEERIAFAQHREFDSLGDRFTAVAQRNREQIQPD; encoded by the coding sequence ATGACCGAGCTCGTGCTCACCGCGGACCACGGCGCCGTGCGCGTGATCACGTTGAACCGTCCGCAGGCGCGCAACGCGCTCAGCCGCGACCTGATCCGCGCCTGCTATGCCGCGTTGACCACCGCGGACGCCGACGAGTCCGTCCGCGCAGTGGTGCTCACGGGCGCCGACCCGGCCTTCTGCGCCGGCGTCGACCTCAAAGAAGCTGCGCGCGATGGTCTTTCGTACTTCGCAGAGTTCCGCTCCCAGAGTTGCATCGCCGCGGTGGCCGCCATGCGGACGCCGGTGGTGGGCGCGGTGAACGGGGCCACGTTCACCGGCGGTCTGGAGATGGCGCTGGGCTGTGACTTCCTGATCGCCTCCGAGCGGGCGGTGTTCGCCGACACCCACGCCCGGGTGGGCATCCTGCCCGGCGGCGGGATGACGGCGCGGCTGCCGCAGCTGGTCGGCGCAGCGATGGCCCGGCGCCTGTCGATGACCGGTGAGGTGGTCGACGCCGCCCGCGCCGAGCGGATCGGGTTGGTCACCGAGGTGGTGCCGCACGACCGGCTGCTCGGGCGGGCCGTCGACCTCGCCACCCAGATCGCCGACGTGCCGGGGCCCACGATGCGCGGCCTCAAGGAGATCTACACCAGCGGTGCGGCCGCGGTGACCGATCCCGCGCTCGCCGCCGAGGAACGGATCGCGTTCGCACAGCACCGCGAGTTCGACTCTCTCGGCGATCGCTTCACCGCTGTCGCGCAACGCAACAGGGAGCAGATCCAGCCGGACTGA
- a CDS encoding NADH-quinone oxidoreductase subunit M: protein MPWLTVLWAVPMLGAVVVMVLPAAARSLAKWVALAVSLAVLAVTAVVAVGFDPSGEQYQFVENYRWIPSFGTGYILGVDGIALALVVLTAVLVPLLIVAGWNDAGDRLSWGGRSVHIYFALTLAVEAMVLISLVSLDILLFYVFFEAMLIPMYFLIGGFGGRDRSRAAVKFLLYNLFGGLIMLAAVVGLYVATAGSDAFDGGTFDLRAIVAAVAGGEFTMNPVVMHLLFGGFMFAFAVKAPLWPLHRWLPDAAVEATPASAVLMMAIMDKVGTFGMIRYCLTLFPDSAQYFSPLIITLAVIGIVYGAVVAIGQTDVMRLIAYTSISHFGFIILGIFVMTTQGQSGSTLYMVNHGISTAALFLIAGFLVSRRGSRLISAYGGVQKVAPVLAGTFLVAGLATLSLPGLAPFISEFLVLIGTFTRYPVFGVLAASALVLSAVYVLWMYQRMMTGPTPAALAEGDTRLPDLRPREIAVVAPLIALLLVLGVYPKPALDVINPAVTHTLTTIDKPDPAPRMAEGPVR, encoded by the coding sequence ATGCCGTGGCTGACCGTGCTGTGGGCCGTCCCGATGCTGGGCGCGGTGGTGGTGATGGTGCTGCCCGCGGCCGCACGCTCGCTGGCCAAGTGGGTCGCGCTCGCGGTGTCGCTGGCGGTCCTCGCCGTCACCGCGGTCGTCGCGGTCGGCTTCGACCCCAGTGGCGAGCAGTACCAGTTCGTCGAGAACTACCGTTGGATCCCGTCTTTCGGCACCGGCTACATCCTCGGCGTGGACGGCATCGCGCTGGCCCTGGTCGTGCTGACGGCGGTGCTGGTGCCGCTGCTGATCGTCGCGGGCTGGAACGACGCCGGCGACCGGCTCAGCTGGGGCGGCCGCTCGGTGCACATCTACTTCGCGCTGACGCTGGCCGTCGAAGCCATGGTGCTGATCTCCCTGGTGTCTCTGGACATCCTGCTGTTCTACGTGTTCTTCGAGGCCATGCTGATCCCGATGTACTTCCTGATCGGTGGTTTCGGCGGCCGGGACCGCAGCCGGGCGGCGGTGAAGTTCCTGCTGTACAACCTGTTCGGCGGTCTGATCATGCTCGCCGCCGTGGTGGGACTCTACGTCGCGACGGCCGGCAGCGATGCCTTCGACGGGGGCACCTTCGATCTGCGGGCGATCGTCGCCGCGGTCGCCGGCGGTGAGTTCACGATGAACCCGGTGGTGATGCACCTGCTGTTCGGCGGATTCATGTTCGCGTTCGCGGTGAAGGCGCCGCTGTGGCCGCTGCACCGCTGGCTGCCCGACGCCGCGGTCGAGGCCACCCCGGCCAGCGCGGTGCTGATGATGGCGATCATGGACAAGGTCGGCACGTTCGGCATGATCCGGTACTGCCTGACGTTGTTCCCCGATTCCGCCCAGTACTTCAGCCCGCTGATCATCACGCTGGCGGTGATCGGCATCGTCTACGGCGCGGTCGTCGCGATCGGTCAGACCGACGTGATGCGGCTGATCGCCTACACGTCGATCTCACACTTCGGCTTCATCATCCTGGGCATCTTCGTGATGACCACCCAGGGCCAGTCCGGGTCGACGCTGTACATGGTCAACCACGGCATCTCGACCGCGGCGCTGTTCCTGATCGCCGGATTCCTGGTCTCGCGCCGTGGTTCCCGCCTCATCAGCGCCTACGGCGGAGTCCAGAAGGTGGCGCCGGTGCTGGCCGGGACGTTCCTCGTCGCGGGGCTGGCCACGCTGTCGCTGCCCGGGCTGGCGCCGTTCATCAGTGAGTTCCTGGTCCTCATCGGCACATTCACCCGCTACCCGGTGTTCGGTGTGCTGGCCGCCAGCGCGCTCGTGCTCTCGGCGGTCTACGTGCTGTGGATGTACCAGCGGATGATGACCGGACCCACTCCGGCGGCGCTCGCCGAGGGCGACACCCGGCTACCGGACCTGCGTCCGCGCGAGATCGCGGTCGTCGCACCGCTGATCGCGCTGCTGCTCGTCCTCGGGGTGTATCCCAAGCCCGCCCTCGACGTGATCAACCCCGCGGTGACGCACACGTTGACGACGATCGACAAGCCCGACCCGGCACCCCGGATGGCGGAAGGCCCGGTGCGATGA
- a CDS encoding phosphotransferase family protein, giving the protein MTTDPAVEDVDRLQRSSRDMTNVPAALSTWLSTVLPNTTPEITVDSGVDTNGMSSETILVSGRWVQGGSPVEQRWVARVAPSEADVPVFEHYRLDHQHEVIRLVAELTDVPVPPVRWLERSGDVLGRPFFLMDRIDGIVPPDVMPYTFGGNWLFDADPQQQRLLQDNTVKVLAALHSIPNAQQTFGFLQDIDPPGETALHRHFGWLKSWYEFSVPDIGRSPLVERALTWLEERFPADAAAAEPVLVWGDSRIGNVMYRDFSPVAVLDWEMATVGPREFDVAWLAFAHMVFQELTKLAGLPGMPDFLREDDIRATYRDLTGVEVGDLDWFYVYSAVVWCCVFMRTGARRVHFGEIEKPADVETLFYHASLLKRLLGETV; this is encoded by the coding sequence GTGACCACTGACCCAGCCGTGGAGGACGTCGACCGGCTCCAACGGTCCAGCCGCGACATGACGAACGTCCCCGCCGCGCTGTCGACATGGCTGTCGACGGTGCTGCCCAACACGACGCCCGAGATCACCGTGGACAGCGGCGTGGACACCAACGGCATGTCGTCGGAGACCATCTTGGTGTCGGGCCGCTGGGTGCAGGGCGGCAGCCCGGTCGAGCAGCGGTGGGTCGCCCGGGTCGCCCCCTCCGAAGCGGACGTGCCTGTGTTCGAGCACTACCGACTCGATCACCAGCACGAGGTGATCCGGCTGGTCGCCGAGTTGACCGACGTCCCGGTGCCGCCGGTGCGCTGGCTCGAGCGTTCCGGCGATGTGCTGGGGCGGCCCTTCTTCCTGATGGATCGCATCGACGGGATCGTCCCGCCCGACGTGATGCCCTACACCTTCGGCGGCAACTGGCTTTTCGACGCCGATCCGCAGCAGCAGCGCCTGCTGCAGGACAACACCGTGAAGGTGCTCGCTGCGCTGCACTCGATCCCCAACGCCCAGCAGACGTTCGGCTTCCTGCAGGACATCGACCCGCCCGGGGAGACGGCGCTGCACCGGCACTTCGGGTGGCTGAAGAGCTGGTATGAGTTCAGCGTCCCGGACATCGGGCGCTCTCCGCTGGTCGAGCGGGCGCTGACGTGGCTCGAGGAGCGTTTCCCCGCAGACGCGGCCGCCGCCGAACCGGTTCTGGTGTGGGGCGATTCGCGGATCGGCAACGTCATGTACCGGGACTTCTCGCCCGTCGCGGTGCTCGACTGGGAGATGGCAACCGTGGGGCCGCGCGAATTCGACGTCGCGTGGCTCGCGTTCGCGCACATGGTGTTTCAGGAGCTGACCAAGCTCGCCGGACTGCCGGGGATGCCGGACTTCCTGCGCGAGGACGACATCCGGGCCACCTATCGCGACCTCACGGGCGTGGAGGTCGGCGACCTCGACTGGTTCTACGTGTACTCGGCGGTGGTGTGGTGCTGCGTGTTCATGCGCACCGGCGCCCGGCGCGTGCACTTCGGCGAGATCGAGAAACCCGCCGACGTCGAGACGCTGTTCTACCACGCCTCACTGCTCAAACGACTGTTAGGAGAGACCGTCTGA
- the nuoN gene encoding NADH-quinone oxidoreductase subunit NuoN: MNLPTPSIEYSLLAPMLIVFGAAVLGVLLEAVLPRRQRYAAQVALSVTALIAALVAVVLIARDMHGGNGTSAVMGAVAVDRPALFLQGTILLVGILGILLIGERRIAVADRGAERGGLDAFTPQASAIAGSVAEKQATAAGVIQTEVFPLTLFAVGGMLLFPAADDLLTMFIALEVLSLPLYLLCGLARRRRLLSQESSLKYFLLGAFSSAFFLYGAAMLYGYAGTLSLPGIAEAVKAGTGSRSLALIGIALLLVGVLFKVGAVPFHSWIPDVYQGAPTPITAFMAAATKIAAFGAMLRLFYVALPGLHDDWRPVLWTIAIATMAVGTVTAVTQNDVKRILAYSAVAHSGFILTGVVAGNESGLSSTLFYLFAYGFSTVGAFAVVGLVRDADGEEDTALARWAGLGKRYPLVGIVFSLFLLAFAGIPLTSGFVSKFAVFKAAGEGGAIPLVVVGVIASAIAAYFYVRVIVLMFFTDRPDDAPTVVVPSALTTAVVVVTAAVTFALGALPQPLLDLANAANRFL, encoded by the coding sequence ATGAACCTGCCCACCCCGTCCATCGAGTACAGCCTGCTCGCGCCGATGCTGATCGTGTTCGGTGCGGCCGTCCTCGGGGTGCTCCTCGAAGCGGTCCTGCCCCGCAGGCAGCGCTACGCCGCGCAGGTCGCGCTCAGCGTGACGGCGCTGATCGCGGCGCTCGTCGCCGTCGTCCTGATCGCACGGGACATGCACGGCGGCAACGGAACCAGTGCGGTGATGGGCGCGGTGGCCGTCGACCGGCCCGCGCTGTTCCTGCAGGGCACCATCCTGCTGGTGGGCATACTCGGCATCCTGCTGATCGGCGAGCGCCGGATCGCCGTGGCCGACCGCGGCGCGGAGCGCGGCGGACTGGACGCCTTCACTCCGCAGGCCTCCGCGATCGCGGGCAGCGTCGCCGAGAAGCAGGCGACCGCGGCGGGGGTGATCCAGACCGAGGTCTTCCCGTTGACGCTGTTCGCCGTCGGCGGCATGCTGCTGTTCCCCGCGGCAGACGACCTGCTGACGATGTTCATCGCGCTCGAAGTGCTGTCCTTGCCGCTGTATCTGCTGTGCGGGCTGGCGCGACGGCGGCGGTTGCTGTCCCAGGAGTCGTCACTGAAGTACTTCCTGCTGGGCGCGTTCTCGTCGGCGTTCTTCCTGTACGGCGCGGCGATGCTCTACGGGTATGCCGGCACGCTGTCGTTGCCGGGCATCGCCGAGGCGGTGAAGGCGGGCACGGGCTCACGGTCGCTGGCGTTGATCGGAATCGCACTGCTGCTGGTCGGCGTGTTGTTCAAAGTCGGTGCGGTGCCGTTCCATTCGTGGATCCCCGATGTGTACCAGGGCGCGCCGACGCCGATCACCGCGTTCATGGCCGCGGCCACCAAGATCGCGGCGTTCGGGGCGATGCTGCGGTTGTTCTACGTGGCGCTGCCCGGCCTGCACGACGACTGGCGCCCCGTGCTGTGGACCATCGCGATCGCCACCATGGCCGTCGGCACCGTCACCGCCGTCACGCAGAACGACGTGAAGCGGATCCTGGCGTATTCGGCGGTGGCGCACAGCGGGTTCATCCTGACCGGCGTGGTCGCCGGCAACGAGTCGGGGCTGTCGTCGACGCTGTTCTATCTGTTCGCCTACGGGTTCTCCACGGTCGGCGCGTTCGCGGTGGTGGGTTTGGTGCGTGACGCCGACGGCGAGGAGGACACCGCGCTGGCCCGGTGGGCGGGGCTCGGGAAGCGCTATCCGCTGGTGGGCATCGTGTTCTCGCTGTTTCTGCTTGCGTTCGCGGGCATTCCGCTGACCAGCGGGTTCGTCAGCAAGTTCGCGGTGTTCAAGGCGGCGGGCGAAGGCGGGGCCATCCCCCTGGTGGTGGTCGGGGTGATCGCGAGCGCGATCGCGGCGTATTTCTACGTCCGCGTGATCGTGCTGATGTTCTTCACCGATCGTCCCGACGACGCCCCGACCGTGGTGGTGCCGAGCGCGTTGACGACGGCCGTCGTGGTGGTCACCGCGGCGGTGACGTTCGCGCTCGGCGCGCTGCCGCAACCGCTGCTCGACCTGGCCAACGCGGCCAACCGTTTCCTCTGA
- a CDS encoding TetR/AcrR family transcriptional regulator, producing the protein MKADPSSADKTPSAGRPRDPRIDAAILRATADLLVEIGYPGVTMAAVAERAGTTKTALYRRWSSKAELVHEAAFPVTPSAIDTPPGDIAADLRAMVAAARDVFTSPVVAAALPGLISDMSADPAMLSRVSARFTDLFAAVRTRLRDAVDRGEVRDDVDPDGLVHLIGGATMLALLQAPDYLASAAWVDNTTSILLHGVATSPSVS; encoded by the coding sequence ATGAAAGCAGACCCGTCCTCGGCTGACAAGACCCCGAGTGCCGGACGCCCACGCGACCCGCGTATCGACGCTGCCATATTGCGGGCCACGGCGGATCTACTTGTCGAAATCGGCTACCCAGGTGTCACGATGGCCGCCGTCGCCGAGCGCGCCGGCACCACCAAGACCGCGTTGTACCGCCGGTGGTCGAGCAAGGCAGAACTCGTCCACGAGGCGGCGTTTCCGGTCACCCCGTCGGCCATCGACACCCCTCCCGGTGACATCGCGGCGGACCTGCGGGCGATGGTGGCGGCGGCCCGCGACGTGTTCACCAGCCCCGTGGTGGCCGCCGCGCTGCCCGGGCTGATCTCCGACATGTCGGCAGACCCGGCGATGCTCAGCCGCGTCAGCGCGCGGTTCACCGACCTGTTCGCCGCCGTGCGCACCCGGTTGCGCGACGCGGTCGACAGAGGCGAGGTGCGCGACGACGTGGATCCCGACGGCCTGGTCCATCTCATCGGCGGCGCCACGATGCTGGCCCTGCTGCAAGCCCCGGACTACCTCGCGAGTGCGGCGTGGGTGGACAACACGACGTCGATCCTGCTTCACGGAGTGGCCACTTCGCCGTCGGTGTCCTAG